A window of Longispora fulva contains these coding sequences:
- a CDS encoding RHS repeat-associated core domain-containing protein has product MALVLSATLLTVVPPSPAAAAKPKPVALVVERADAVSASMAARKQGKRVEVLDSRTETSQTFANPNGSFSLEQHVQPVWARKGSGWAPVDTTLIQAPDGSIVPKAQPAGVRLSAGSPAAAAGVAADAPQDLITVGSGGDAVTLAWRGRLPKPTLSGDTATYASVLPGVDLLVQATRTGFEQFLVLSHAPGQSVSFTLPMRSKGLTAAARADGGLDFTNAAGRIVGSMPPATMWDARKDQKTGLPAHQGPVRLSATSREGALDLTYTADAAFLATADYPVTIDPATSLGRTHWLLASASEPDRTYYDSDNTARAGTPDDGTHAFRSFFAFDPSSLAGKHVQSATLNTNETHSWTCTATPVELWDAGSFTSSSTWANQPALGTKLGTQTVAHGYNASCPAANVAWNVTSAVQGWATANAAVGTLALRAPSETDPTQWKWFDNNPSLSVTYNSYPSVPSALSVTPSVMTAGTLYTNTPTPVLSATATDADGGNLSFTYQVQVASTIVATGTVGGVASGGTASWTPSGLGNGPYTWRVQASDGTDSGPWSAWQAVTVNATIAAAPTVACAGYPANAWTAVIAGGTGCSFSDVSTDVTGYLWGLDQNPPATYTAASTATVNPGPGLHTLYVQAQNSAGNRSGATSYTFGVGSAGVNEPADQSTTSATVNLRATAPTGASAVRFQYRIGTTGAFTDVPVADVTPAITWPVATTATAGGVTSPTLVWNAARSLAGDGPVQIQAVFTTSGGSVTSPPVTTVLQRNAIGSDFASAQVGPVSVGLQSGNAALSASDVSVASYRSGLGVARTFNSLAPAVPSMFGPGWTSSLPVLGTSAAWSALVDNGSYALLTGADGSTRTFNQGTTSNGVTGYLPQGAAATTGLVLTKSSSGFLLVDSTTTQVRFTAPDSAKPTRFVPSLVTQPGTGRSTGYTYSGGKLALITAPDPVVADDTATTAACAYPVASSTWSAGCRGLTFQYDPTTGNISEVDFVAVENTAGFQQIPVARYTYDSSGRLVAEWDPRISPALKNQYTYDSNGRLASVSPAQDPATGNLKPFTFTYDNTPGSLDYGKLLKVTRTHSDNTAAVQTVVYRVPLTKAAGGPIDMDPATTAAWGQTDTPTSAVAVFPADHQPGQTIDWTWADITYYDANGRAVNTAGYGNGWHVTTTEHDTTGNVIRELSAANRETALGGTTTPANPAYVARVASHTGTSTLTSLTVPVTAPVTAGDALVVSLMLTNTANNTVAGNVAVTDSQGDTFTVVTDTNDGSAKDRTLVLAAFGVHTLTTSDTLTVTFPSTGEHHLAVDELSGVNGVDQKSAATGAAGTNFNSGNTPTTTAPNELVFAAAGIQGGSNATWGSGFIALPTVFVSSDQLATAYRTVTATGAYNASGTATKSWMASAVTFRAGANTAAIAQQLDTENIYSADGMELLDSYGPLHAAAVTGYAQPQQVRTHRHSIYDEGAPSTGGPYRLVTTDTETASLGSAIPGTDIDARTTRKVYGIGSDNTGWTLHSPLQTVIDPSGLVITRTTVYNSDPSLYKGEPLAVESRMPANASGGGAGTTRTIHYTAGSNPQDASCGNQPNWADLVCKTTPVAQPGTAGLPNLPVTSHTYNIDLQPVTVIEDFGGGNTRTSTSSYDSAGRLVRTSVVAAGTGSGTPIQDTVSVYSVATGLLTDTETVDGSNAVTADLKSGYDEFGRVSTYSDADGTSTTTTYDLANRIATTNDGLGTRTHTYNGGNERRGLLTGLTDSQAGTFTGTYDADKELTTEQYPGGITATRSFNPAGTATGLSYASAAWSGPIGDSMVPNGHGDLASHAGLNASQIYTYDAASRLTQVADTAAGNCTTRGYGYDANSNRTGETTWAAATNGGCQTATATANRTRSYDSADRLTDSGYGYDAFGRITTTVAADAGGQNLTSTYYANDLAAGQAQNGRTVTWTLDPAADRVRTSTDSATGVTTTNHYGCACDKPSWTGDSAGHSTRNVSGINDLLSAQVNAGVTTLQLVNLHGDVMAAANTNGTDPGPTATMTYTEFGAVESGNPGQYGWLGGEQRQTTTLGGQILMGVRVYAPALGRFLQIDPIPGGSANAYEYGGQDPVNNVDLDGRCPWCDIINHFLQGYFQNQAAGVPHASVAKSDAGKAAYGWMRSGFGGRWGGGRTPYNKG; this is encoded by the coding sequence ATGGCTCTGGTTCTCTCCGCGACCCTGCTCACCGTCGTGCCGCCCTCGCCAGCAGCGGCCGCGAAGCCCAAGCCGGTCGCGTTGGTCGTAGAGCGCGCGGACGCTGTGTCCGCGTCGATGGCTGCCCGAAAGCAGGGCAAGCGGGTGGAGGTGCTCGACAGCCGGACGGAGACCTCGCAGACGTTTGCGAACCCGAACGGATCGTTCTCCCTCGAGCAGCATGTCCAGCCGGTCTGGGCGCGTAAGGGCTCGGGCTGGGCTCCGGTCGACACGACCCTGATCCAGGCGCCGGACGGCTCCATCGTGCCGAAGGCGCAGCCCGCCGGAGTTCGCCTGTCGGCCGGCAGCCCGGCCGCCGCCGCCGGCGTCGCGGCCGACGCACCCCAGGACCTGATCACCGTCGGCTCGGGAGGCGACGCTGTGACCCTGGCCTGGCGGGGCCGGCTGCCCAAGCCGACCCTGTCGGGCGACACCGCGACCTACGCCTCGGTCCTGCCCGGCGTCGACCTGTTGGTCCAGGCCACCCGGACCGGTTTCGAGCAGTTCCTCGTCCTGTCGCACGCACCGGGCCAGAGCGTGTCCTTCACGCTGCCGATGCGGAGCAAGGGCCTGACCGCCGCGGCCCGCGCTGACGGCGGCCTGGACTTCACGAACGCCGCGGGCAGGATCGTCGGTTCGATGCCGCCAGCGACCATGTGGGACGCGCGGAAGGACCAGAAGACGGGCCTGCCCGCCCACCAGGGACCGGTGCGGCTGTCGGCGACCTCCCGCGAGGGCGCGCTCGACCTCACCTACACGGCCGACGCCGCGTTCCTGGCCACGGCCGACTACCCGGTCACGATCGACCCGGCCACCTCACTGGGTCGGACCCACTGGCTGCTGGCGTCGGCGTCGGAGCCCGACCGCACCTACTACGACAGCGACAACACGGCCCGCGCCGGCACGCCTGACGACGGTACCCACGCGTTCCGGTCCTTCTTCGCGTTCGACCCGTCCTCCCTGGCCGGCAAGCACGTCCAGTCGGCGACGCTGAACACGAACGAGACCCACTCCTGGACGTGTACCGCCACCCCGGTTGAGCTGTGGGACGCCGGCTCGTTCACCTCGTCGTCGACCTGGGCCAACCAGCCCGCGCTCGGCACGAAGCTCGGCACGCAGACCGTGGCGCACGGCTACAACGCCAGCTGCCCGGCCGCGAACGTCGCCTGGAACGTCACCTCGGCGGTGCAGGGCTGGGCCACCGCCAACGCGGCCGTGGGCACTCTGGCGCTGCGCGCGCCGAGTGAGACGGACCCCACCCAGTGGAAGTGGTTCGACAACAACCCGTCGCTGTCGGTGACGTACAACTCCTACCCGAGCGTCCCGTCGGCGCTGTCGGTCACGCCGTCGGTGATGACCGCCGGCACGCTGTACACGAACACGCCGACGCCGGTCCTGAGCGCGACCGCCACCGACGCCGACGGGGGCAACCTGTCCTTCACATACCAGGTGCAGGTCGCCTCGACGATCGTGGCCACCGGCACGGTCGGTGGGGTCGCCTCGGGCGGCACGGCCTCGTGGACCCCGTCCGGGCTGGGCAACGGCCCCTACACGTGGCGGGTGCAGGCCAGCGACGGCACCGACAGCGGACCGTGGTCGGCGTGGCAGGCGGTGACCGTCAACGCGACGATCGCAGCGGCCCCGACCGTGGCGTGCGCCGGCTACCCGGCGAACGCCTGGACCGCGGTGATCGCCGGCGGCACGGGCTGCTCCTTCTCTGACGTGTCCACCGACGTCACCGGCTACCTGTGGGGGCTGGACCAGAACCCGCCGGCGACCTACACGGCCGCCAGCACGGCGACAGTCAACCCGGGCCCGGGCCTGCACACGCTGTACGTGCAGGCGCAGAACTCCGCCGGGAACCGGTCGGGTGCGACCTCCTACACCTTCGGGGTCGGTTCCGCCGGAGTGAACGAGCCTGCCGACCAGTCGACCACGTCGGCGACGGTGAACCTGCGGGCGACGGCGCCAACGGGGGCGAGCGCGGTCCGGTTCCAGTACCGGATCGGCACGACCGGCGCGTTCACCGACGTCCCGGTCGCCGATGTCACGCCGGCCATCACCTGGCCGGTGGCCACGACCGCGACCGCGGGCGGGGTCACCTCGCCGACGCTGGTGTGGAACGCCGCGCGCTCCCTGGCCGGTGACGGTCCGGTGCAGATCCAGGCGGTGTTCACCACCTCCGGCGGGTCGGTCACGAGCCCGCCGGTGACGACGGTCCTGCAACGCAACGCGATCGGCTCGGACTTCGCCTCCGCGCAGGTCGGACCGGTCTCCGTGGGGCTGCAGTCGGGCAACGCGGCACTGAGCGCCTCGGACGTGTCGGTCGCGTCCTACCGCTCGGGCCTGGGCGTGGCCCGGACCTTCAACTCCTTGGCTCCGGCCGTCCCGTCCATGTTCGGCCCCGGCTGGACCTCGTCCCTGCCGGTGCTCGGCACCTCGGCCGCCTGGTCGGCGCTGGTCGACAACGGCAGCTACGCGCTGCTCACCGGCGCGGACGGCTCGACCCGGACCTTCAACCAGGGCACGACCAGCAACGGCGTGACCGGCTACCTGCCGCAGGGCGCGGCGGCGACGACCGGCCTGGTACTGACGAAGTCCTCGTCCGGCTTCCTGCTCGTCGACTCGACCACCACCCAGGTGCGGTTCACCGCGCCGGACTCCGCGAAGCCGACCCGGTTCGTCCCGTCGCTGGTCACCCAGCCCGGCACGGGCCGCTCGACCGGCTACACGTACTCCGGCGGCAAGCTGGCGCTCATCACCGCCCCGGACCCGGTCGTCGCCGACGACACGGCCACCACGGCGGCCTGCGCCTACCCGGTCGCGTCCTCGACCTGGTCGGCGGGCTGCCGCGGCCTGACCTTCCAGTACGACCCGACCACCGGCAACATCTCCGAAGTGGACTTCGTGGCGGTGGAAAATACCGCCGGGTTCCAGCAGATCCCGGTCGCCCGGTACACCTATGACTCGAGCGGGCGACTTGTCGCGGAGTGGGATCCCCGGATCAGTCCGGCGCTGAAGAACCAGTACACCTACGACAGCAACGGCCGGCTCGCCTCGGTGAGCCCGGCGCAGGACCCGGCGACCGGCAACCTCAAGCCGTTCACCTTCACCTACGACAACACCCCCGGCTCGCTCGACTACGGCAAGCTGCTCAAGGTCACCCGCACGCACAGTGACAACACGGCCGCCGTGCAGACCGTGGTCTACCGGGTACCGCTGACGAAGGCCGCGGGTGGACCGATCGACATGGACCCGGCCACCACCGCGGCCTGGGGCCAGACCGACACCCCGACGTCCGCCGTCGCCGTGTTCCCCGCCGACCACCAGCCCGGCCAGACCATCGACTGGACCTGGGCGGACATCACCTACTACGACGCCAACGGCCGCGCGGTCAACACCGCCGGATACGGCAACGGCTGGCACGTCACCACCACCGAGCACGACACCACCGGCAACGTGATCCGGGAACTGTCGGCGGCCAACCGGGAGACCGCTCTCGGCGGCACCACCACTCCGGCGAACCCGGCCTACGTCGCACGGGTCGCCAGCCACACCGGGACCAGCACCCTGACCTCGCTGACGGTACCGGTCACGGCACCGGTGACCGCGGGCGACGCGCTGGTCGTGTCGCTGATGCTCACCAACACCGCCAACAACACCGTCGCCGGCAACGTCGCCGTCACCGACAGCCAGGGCGACACCTTCACCGTGGTCACCGACACCAACGACGGGTCGGCCAAGGACCGCACCCTCGTGCTGGCCGCGTTCGGCGTACACACGCTGACCACGTCCGACACACTGACCGTCACGTTCCCCTCCACCGGGGAGCACCACCTGGCCGTGGACGAGCTGTCCGGGGTCAACGGCGTTGACCAGAAGTCGGCGGCCACCGGCGCGGCAGGCACGAACTTCAATTCGGGGAACACGCCCACGACGACCGCGCCGAACGAGCTCGTGTTCGCCGCGGCCGGCATCCAGGGCGGCAGCAACGCGACCTGGGGAAGCGGGTTCATCGCACTGCCGACCGTGTTCGTCTCCTCCGACCAGCTCGCGACCGCCTACCGGACGGTGACGGCCACCGGGGCCTACAACGCCTCGGGTACGGCCACCAAGTCCTGGATGGCCTCGGCGGTCACGTTCCGCGCCGGAGCCAACACGGCGGCGATCGCCCAGCAGCTCGACACGGAGAACATCTACTCCGCCGACGGCATGGAACTGCTGGACAGCTACGGCCCGCTGCACGCCGCGGCGGTCACCGGGTACGCCCAGCCCCAGCAGGTCCGGACGCACAGGCACTCGATCTACGACGAGGGCGCACCGTCGACGGGCGGACCGTACCGCCTGGTCACGACCGACACGGAGACTGCCAGCCTCGGTTCGGCGATCCCTGGCACCGACATCGATGCCCGCACCACCAGGAAGGTCTACGGCATCGGGTCGGACAACACCGGCTGGACCCTGCACAGTCCGCTGCAGACGGTCATCGACCCGTCCGGGCTGGTGATCACCAGGACGACGGTGTACAACAGCGACCCGTCGCTCTACAAGGGCGAGCCGCTCGCGGTGGAATCCCGGATGCCCGCCAACGCCAGCGGCGGCGGGGCCGGAACGACCAGGACCATCCACTACACCGCCGGCAGCAACCCGCAGGACGCGTCCTGCGGCAACCAACCCAACTGGGCCGACCTGGTGTGCAAGACCACCCCGGTTGCCCAGCCCGGAACCGCCGGGCTGCCGAACCTTCCGGTGACCAGCCACACCTACAACATCGACCTGCAACCCGTCACCGTGATCGAGGACTTCGGCGGCGGCAACACCCGGACCAGCACGTCGAGCTACGACTCCGCCGGGCGGCTCGTCCGGACCTCGGTCGTCGCCGCCGGGACCGGCTCGGGCACTCCCATCCAGGACACCGTTTCCGTGTACTCCGTGGCGACCGGCCTGCTGACCGACACGGAAACAGTCGACGGCAGCAACGCGGTGACCGCCGACCTGAAGTCGGGCTATGACGAGTTCGGCCGGGTGTCCACGTACTCCGACGCCGACGGCACGAGCACCACGACCACCTACGATCTCGCCAACCGGATCGCCACCACCAACGACGGCCTGGGCACCCGGACCCACACGTACAACGGAGGCAATGAGCGCCGGGGCCTGCTGACCGGGCTGACCGACTCCCAGGCCGGCACGTTCACCGGCACCTATGACGCCGACAAGGAACTCACCACCGAGCAGTACCCCGGCGGGATCACGGCCACCCGGAGCTTCAACCCCGCCGGCACCGCTACTGGGTTGAGCTACGCGAGCGCCGCCTGGTCGGGCCCGATCGGCGACAGCATGGTCCCCAACGGCCACGGCGATCTGGCATCCCACGCGGGGCTGAACGCCAGCCAGATCTACACCTACGACGCGGCCAGCCGCCTCACCCAGGTCGCCGACACGGCCGCCGGAAACTGCACCACCCGGGGCTACGGTTACGACGCCAACTCCAACCGCACCGGTGAGACCACCTGGGCGGCCGCGACCAACGGTGGCTGCCAGACCGCCACCGCGACGGCCAACCGCACCCGGAGCTACGACTCCGCCGACCGCCTCACCGATTCCGGCTACGGCTACGACGCCTTCGGCCGGATCACGACCACGGTGGCCGCGGACGCCGGTGGCCAGAACCTGACCTCCACCTACTACGCCAACGACCTGGCTGCCGGCCAGGCCCAGAACGGCCGCACGGTCACCTGGACCCTGGACCCGGCAGCCGACCGGGTCCGAACCTCCACCGACAGTGCCACCGGCGTGACCACCACCAACCACTACGGTTGCGCCTGCGACAAGCCGTCCTGGACCGGTGACAGTGCCGGGCACTCGACCCGGAACGTGTCCGGAATCAACGACCTGCTCAGCGCCCAGGTCAATGCGGGCGTGACCACGCTCCAACTGGTCAACCTGCACGGCGACGTGATGGCGGCCGCGAACACGAACGGGACCGATCCCGGCCCCACCGCCACCATGACCTACACCGAGTTCGGTGCGGTGGAGTCCGGAAACCCGGGACAGTACGGGTGGCTCGGCGGCGAGCAGCGGCAGACCACCACCCTCGGCGGGCAGATCCTGATGGGCGTGCGGGTGTACGCGCCCGCTCTCGGACGATTCCTGCAGATCGACCCGATTCCCGGTGGCAGCGCCAACGCCTACGAGTACGGTGGACAAGACCCCGTCAACAACGTCGACCTCGACGGTCGGTGCCCGTGGTGCGACATCATCAACCACTTCCTCCAGGGTTACTTCCAAAACCAGGCCGCGGGCGTCCCCCACGCGTCGGTGGCCAAATCGGACGCCGGAAAGGCCGCATACGGCTGGATGCGGTCTGGCTTCGGCGGACGCTGGGGAGGTGGCCGGACCCCGTACAACAAGGGATGA
- a CDS encoding ATP-binding protein encodes MGMTDHDDGMPDPSQATDVATFIGLLRQLRVWAGQPSYRTLAKQLSRQAPARVVAQSTVADVFNPRRQRLDLDLVTAIVRALGLQDESVARWRVAAVSVHGGVAATSEPVVRQADPTPAQLPPDLADFTGRTRPAARLGELLTAGDTVVLTAVGGPGGIGKTSLAVHVGHQLLARYPDGQLYVNLRAGSRSPLPADEVLARFLRGMGVEATAIPAESDERGALYRSLLAGRRMLIVLDDVLDAAQVRPLLPGTGSSAVVITSRNRLAGLDGVHRVDLDVFGEAEAADLLGRILGRGAVAEDPAATVEVLRCCAGLPLAIRLAAGRLIAEPGWTMRTLADRLATLDNRLDELTVEDRAVRASLAIGYRRLPAEAARAFRLLGLWLGPDLDVRAAAALIDRTVPQTTELLWELTRVYLLDEVEGRYSFHDLVRAYAAEQARAHDDDDRSAATARLTTWYLLCVADALARITPRPLHVDLPDSVPGHAPIPFTDRPLALAWLDDERPNLLAAIDQAHADGHFTNAWMLPVSLTPYFQLRSLLSDWSHTCLIGLDAAEQAGDLTGQGRTRNGLGMALLAQLRYQESVDHLRRAADISRTSGDRRCEAAALANLGGVQLTIGHHEDAVATLGAAATLASQIGDLVTEATTHNNIGLVYAMRGRIDEAADSFQTALNLYQQAGERRLYGSTLSNLGQCRFHQGDYPAARTIYLEAIAIHREVGARNLEANDHLNLGDTHCANGQTSEGRDHWHQALAILDDIADPRADELRQHLANLTPDIRSIPQLGTR; translated from the coding sequence ATGGGCATGACTGACCATGACGACGGTATGCCCGACCCCAGCCAAGCCACCGACGTGGCCACGTTTATCGGCTTGTTACGCCAGCTTCGGGTCTGGGCTGGTCAACCGTCCTATCGGACGCTGGCCAAGCAGCTGAGTCGGCAGGCTCCGGCGCGGGTGGTGGCTCAGTCGACGGTCGCGGATGTGTTCAACCCGCGCAGGCAGCGGCTGGACCTGGATCTGGTGACAGCCATCGTGCGGGCCCTGGGCCTCCAGGACGAATCCGTCGCGCGGTGGCGTGTCGCCGCGGTGTCGGTGCACGGCGGAGTGGCCGCGACATCGGAACCCGTCGTGCGGCAGGCTGATCCAACCCCGGCCCAGTTGCCACCCGATCTGGCCGATTTCACCGGTCGGACCAGGCCAGCAGCCCGGCTCGGCGAGCTGTTGACCGCCGGGGACACCGTGGTGCTCACCGCCGTGGGTGGCCCGGGCGGGATCGGCAAGACCAGCCTCGCGGTCCATGTCGGACACCAGCTGCTCGCCCGCTACCCCGACGGTCAGTTGTATGTGAACCTGCGGGCCGGCAGCCGATCGCCGTTGCCGGCAGATGAGGTGCTGGCCCGGTTCCTGCGCGGTATGGGTGTCGAGGCGACGGCGATCCCGGCAGAGTCCGACGAGCGGGGAGCGCTCTACCGCAGTCTGCTGGCCGGCCGGCGGATGCTGATCGTGCTGGATGACGTGTTGGACGCGGCACAGGTCCGGCCCCTGCTGCCGGGTACCGGATCCAGTGCCGTCGTCATCACCAGCCGCAACCGGCTGGCGGGCCTGGACGGGGTACACCGCGTCGACCTGGACGTGTTCGGTGAGGCCGAGGCCGCCGACCTGCTGGGCCGGATTCTCGGTCGGGGCGCCGTGGCCGAGGATCCGGCCGCGACGGTTGAGGTGTTGAGGTGCTGCGCCGGGCTCCCGCTGGCCATCCGGCTCGCAGCCGGCCGCCTGATCGCCGAGCCGGGCTGGACGATGCGCACTCTTGCCGACCGGCTGGCCACACTGGACAACCGCCTCGACGAGTTGACCGTCGAGGACCGGGCGGTGCGCGCGTCGCTGGCCATCGGCTACCGCCGGCTGCCGGCAGAGGCGGCGCGGGCGTTCCGGCTGTTGGGGCTGTGGCTGGGCCCGGACCTCGATGTCCGGGCCGCCGCCGCCCTGATCGACCGGACGGTGCCACAGACCACCGAATTGCTGTGGGAACTGACCCGCGTCTACCTCCTCGACGAGGTGGAAGGCCGCTACTCCTTCCACGACCTGGTTCGCGCCTACGCCGCCGAGCAGGCCCGTGCGCACGATGACGACGACCGGTCAGCCGCGACGGCACGCCTCACCACCTGGTATCTGTTGTGCGTTGCCGACGCTCTCGCGCGGATCACCCCCCGGCCGCTGCACGTCGACCTACCCGATTCCGTCCCCGGGCATGCCCCGATCCCCTTCACCGACCGGCCCCTGGCGCTGGCCTGGCTAGACGACGAACGGCCCAACCTCCTCGCCGCCATCGACCAGGCCCACGCCGACGGACACTTCACGAACGCCTGGATGCTGCCGGTATCCCTGACGCCCTACTTTCAGCTCCGCAGCCTGCTGTCCGACTGGAGCCACACCTGCCTGATCGGCCTCGACGCGGCCGAACAGGCAGGTGACCTGACCGGTCAAGGCCGCACCCGCAACGGACTAGGGATGGCTCTCCTCGCTCAACTCCGCTACCAGGAGTCTGTCGACCACCTACGCCGTGCTGCGGACATCTCCCGGACCAGCGGCGACCGACGCTGCGAGGCAGCAGCGCTGGCCAATCTCGGCGGCGTGCAGCTCACGATCGGACACCACGAGGACGCCGTCGCAACCCTGGGCGCGGCCGCCACACTCGCCAGCCAGATCGGCGATCTCGTCACCGAAGCCACCACCCACAACAACATCGGCCTCGTCTATGCCATGCGGGGCCGCATCGACGAAGCCGCCGACAGCTTCCAAACCGCACTCAACCTCTACCAGCAGGCTGGCGAACGCCGTCTTTACGGCTCTACCCTCAGCAACCTCGGCCAATGCCGCTTCCACCAGGGCGACTACCCCGCCGCCCGAACGATCTACCTTGAGGCCATCGCCATCCACCGCGAAGTCGGAGCCCGCAACCTGGAAGCCAACGACCACCTCAACCTCGGCGACACCCACTGCGCCAATGGCCAGACCTCCGAAGGTCGAGACCACTGGCACCAGGCTCTCGCGATCCTCGACGACATTGCCGACCCCCGCGCCGACGAACTCCGCCAGCACCTCGCGAACCTGACCCCCGATATCCGCAGTATCCCGCAACTCGGCACGCGTTAG
- a CDS encoding class I SAM-dependent methyltransferase — protein MTEFDSDETGRGDSYRQAQKDASVRLVGIQQLLDWAVPKDSPDGVTLLDVLGGDGTLARAVGSPSGNPLSKTTIVTGDISGEMVERALAHGLPAVRQAADFLFLRDHAVDGVLLAYGTHHIAPHLRQDAAAEAVRVVKPGGRVVLHDFEETSPMAQFFNRVVHENSAAGHDYTHFSRESLTEIFDGIGTPARVLDMYDPLIVRAATPDDARQGMCDYVGSMYGIRAHLEAQGGLDATWRLLEEHFDHTAFLSGSARGLDIPPAPVVYPSRGQFMAEVPRVAVVAVARKAG, from the coding sequence ATGACCGAGTTCGATTCGGACGAGACCGGTCGTGGTGACTCCTACCGACAGGCACAGAAGGACGCGTCCGTCCGGCTCGTCGGGATCCAACAGCTGCTCGACTGGGCCGTGCCGAAGGACTCGCCCGACGGGGTGACCCTGCTCGACGTCCTCGGTGGGGACGGCACCCTGGCCCGTGCGGTGGGCAGCCCCTCGGGGAACCCGTTGTCGAAGACGACGATCGTGACCGGGGACATCTCCGGGGAGATGGTCGAGCGGGCGCTGGCCCACGGACTGCCCGCAGTACGTCAGGCGGCGGACTTCCTGTTTCTGCGCGACCACGCCGTGGACGGCGTGCTGCTCGCCTACGGCACGCACCACATCGCGCCGCACCTGCGGCAGGACGCGGCGGCAGAAGCCGTCCGGGTCGTCAAGCCGGGAGGCAGGGTCGTGCTCCACGACTTCGAGGAGACTAGCCCCATGGCCCAGTTCTTCAACCGGGTCGTTCACGAGAACTCCGCCGCGGGACACGACTACACGCACTTCTCGCGGGAATCGCTGACCGAGATCTTCGACGGCATCGGGACGCCGGCACGCGTCCTGGACATGTACGACCCGCTCATCGTCCGGGCCGCCACGCCGGATGACGCCCGCCAGGGAATGTGCGACTACGTGGGGAGCATGTACGGGATCCGTGCGCACCTCGAAGCGCAGGGCGGTCTCGACGCCACGTGGCGGCTGTTGGAGGAACACTTCGACCACACGGCGTTCCTGTCCGGGTCGGCCCGGGGGCTGGACATCCCGCCGGCGCCTGTCGTCTACCCCTCCCGAGGTCAGTTCATGGCCGAGGTGCCGCGGGTGGCGGTCGTGGCCGTCGCGCGGAAGGCGGGCTGA